Proteins from a genomic interval of Mycolicibacterium grossiae:
- the resB gene encoding cytochrome c biogenesis protein ResB, producing the protein MGTALVLLFLLALAAIPGALLPQRSLNAGKVDEYLAAHPTVGPWLDRLQAFDVFASFWFTAIYVLLFVSLVGCLTPRLAEHVRSLRATPVPAPRNLSRLPKHHRADVPGDPDAVVATVEAGLRGWRRTVRRDGDVAEISAEKGYLREFGNIVFHFSLLGLLVAIAVGKLFGYEGNVIVIANGGPGFCSASPAAFDSFRAGNTVDGTSLNPICLRVNDFDADYLPTGQALTFAANVEYQAGDDLDTDTWRQYRLEVNHPLRLGGDRLYLQGHGYAPTFTVTFPDGQTRTQTVQWKPEDQLTLLSSGVVRVDPPGGTYADDRERRRNQIAIQGLLAPTQQLDGTLLSSKFPALNDPAVAIDVYRGDTGLDTGRPQSIFTLDPRLIGQERLKKEARVNLAAGESTRLADGTVVRFDGAVPFINVQVSHDPAQVWVLIWSMTMMAGLLVSLVVRRRRVWVRVTSSGPGTVGVELGGLARTDNSGWGDEFEKLTGRLIAGERSKP; encoded by the coding sequence ATGGGCACCGCGCTGGTGCTGCTGTTCCTGCTGGCGCTGGCCGCCATCCCCGGCGCCCTGCTGCCGCAGCGCAGCCTCAACGCCGGCAAGGTCGACGAGTACCTCGCCGCGCACCCCACGGTCGGACCCTGGCTGGACCGCCTGCAGGCGTTCGACGTGTTCGCCAGTTTCTGGTTCACCGCGATCTACGTGCTGCTGTTCGTGTCGCTGGTCGGCTGCCTGACGCCCCGCCTCGCCGAGCACGTGCGCAGCCTGCGGGCCACCCCGGTCCCCGCGCCCCGCAACCTGTCCCGGCTGCCCAAGCATCACCGCGCCGACGTCCCGGGCGACCCCGACGCCGTCGTCGCGACCGTCGAGGCCGGCCTGCGGGGCTGGCGCCGCACGGTGCGCCGCGACGGCGACGTCGCCGAGATCTCCGCGGAGAAGGGGTATCTGCGCGAGTTCGGCAACATCGTGTTCCACTTCTCGCTGCTCGGGCTGCTCGTCGCGATCGCCGTCGGCAAGCTGTTCGGCTACGAGGGCAACGTCATCGTCATCGCCAACGGCGGCCCCGGCTTCTGCTCCGCGTCGCCCGCCGCCTTCGACTCGTTCCGCGCGGGCAACACCGTCGACGGCACGTCGCTCAACCCGATCTGCCTCCGCGTCAACGACTTCGACGCCGACTACCTGCCCACCGGGCAGGCGCTGACGTTCGCGGCCAACGTCGAGTACCAGGCCGGTGACGACCTCGACACCGACACGTGGCGGCAGTACCGGCTCGAGGTCAACCATCCGCTGCGACTGGGCGGTGACCGGCTGTACCTGCAGGGCCACGGCTACGCGCCGACGTTCACCGTCACGTTCCCCGACGGGCAGACCCGCACCCAGACCGTGCAGTGGAAGCCCGAGGACCAGCTGACGCTGCTGTCGTCGGGCGTGGTGCGCGTCGATCCGCCGGGCGGCACGTATGCCGACGACCGGGAGCGCCGCCGCAACCAGATCGCCATCCAGGGGCTCCTGGCGCCCACCCAGCAGCTCGACGGCACGCTGCTGTCGTCGAAGTTCCCCGCGCTGAACGACCCCGCCGTCGCGATCGACGTCTACCGCGGCGACACCGGCCTGGACACCGGCCGGCCGCAGTCCATCTTCACCCTCGACCCCCGGCTGATCGGGCAGGAGCGGCTGAAGAAGGAGGCGCGGGTGAACCTGGCGGCCGGCGAGTCGACGCGGCTGGCGGACGGCACCGTGGTCCGGTTCGACGGCGCCGTGCCGTTCATCAACGTGCAGGTGTCGCACGACCCGGCGCAGGTGTGGGTGCTGATCTGGTCGATGACGATGATGGCCGGCCTGCTGGTGTCGCTGGTGGTCCGCCGGCGCCGTGTCTGGGTTCGTGTGACGTCGTCGGGGCCGGGTACCGTGGGCGTCGAGCTGGGCGGACTGGCGCGGACCGACAATTCCGGTTGGGGTGACGAGTTCGAGAAGCTGACCGGGCGGCTGATCGCAGGAGAGAGATCCAAGCCATGA